In one window of Cytophagaceae bacterium ABcell3 DNA:
- a CDS encoding NADH-quinone oxidoreductase subunit J: MIPADILLYVFVFVTVGFSIYIVFSNNVLNAAFALLGTLLGVAALYVFAGADFIALTQIVIYVGGTLVLIMFGIMISRRVYGNEALKIPLRYPYISAGAVILVFIILVLGIIRTNFAALDWVVQARETDQVVVDSTVQTIGKNLMTTYLLPFEVAAVLLLIALIGAAYIAAGKVRQE; the protein is encoded by the coding sequence ATGATTCCTGCAGATATATTACTTTATGTATTTGTCTTTGTGACAGTAGGTTTTTCAATCTATATAGTATTTAGCAATAATGTGTTGAATGCAGCATTTGCCCTTTTAGGGACACTTCTAGGGGTGGCTGCCTTATACGTTTTTGCCGGTGCAGATTTTATCGCATTGACTCAAATAGTCATTTATGTAGGTGGGACACTGGTGCTTATTATGTTTGGTATTATGATATCAAGACGGGTTTATGGAAATGAAGCCTTGAAAATTCCTTTGCGATATCCTTATATAAGTGCTGGGGCTGTTATACTTGTCTTCATAATATTGGTTTTGGGTATTATTAGAACTAATTTTGCGGCTCTTGATTGGGTGGTGCAGGCAAGGGAAACAGATCAGGTAGTTGTAGACAGCACCGTTCAGACCATTGGTAAAAATCTTATGACCACCTACTTGCTGCCTTTTGAGGTGGCGGCAGTTTTACTACTGATAGCATTAATTGGCGCTGCCTATATTGCAGCGGGAAAAGTGCGACAGGAGTAG
- a CDS encoding complex I subunit 1 family protein, producing the protein MLAFLVFLPLILLFALAAVYAERKVSAYIQDRYGPMEVGYRGLLQTVADILKLFLKEDVRPSGAESRMFRMAPMLIFASVFAGFAVIPLTTDILGSGIETGVFYLLAIVSLDIIGLIMAGWGSGSKYAVLGSLRAIAQVISYEIPLGLSILSAVMISQTMNLQELSVLQGIWSEETTWLFGISALGIDVSNVGGFLSWNIFRAPILIPVYVIFFIASLAECNRAPFDLPEAESELVSGYHTEYSGFRFALLFLAEYALMLLVAMLGVVLFLGGWNTVLPNIGPLKLAEWTSGAPGTLAGNLWGAFWLIIKSLGIIFLQMMSRWTYPRLRVDQLMYLCWKVLTPAALILLFISGVWRLWMV; encoded by the coding sequence ATGCTCGCTTTTCTGGTTTTCTTGCCACTTATTTTATTGTTTGCATTGGCTGCTGTTTATGCAGAACGCAAGGTGTCGGCGTACATCCAAGACCGTTATGGGCCTATGGAAGTAGGTTATAGAGGGTTGTTGCAAACCGTAGCTGATATCCTGAAACTTTTTTTAAAAGAGGACGTTCGTCCTTCAGGAGCAGAAAGCAGGATGTTTCGCATGGCTCCAATGCTTATTTTTGCTTCGGTCTTTGCAGGGTTTGCTGTTATCCCCCTTACTACTGATATACTAGGTTCTGGAATAGAAACGGGTGTTTTTTACTTGTTGGCCATAGTATCTTTAGATATTATTGGACTGATTATGGCCGGTTGGGGATCCGGTAGTAAGTATGCAGTATTAGGGTCTCTAAGAGCAATTGCTCAAGTAATATCTTATGAAATTCCACTAGGTCTAAGCATCCTTTCGGCTGTCATGATCAGCCAAACGATGAACCTGCAGGAACTAAGTGTTCTGCAAGGTATTTGGAGTGAGGAAACTACTTGGCTGTTTGGTATTAGCGCCCTTGGTATTGACGTAAGCAATGTAGGAGGTTTTCTTTCTTGGAACATCTTTCGGGCGCCAATTTTGATTCCCGTTTATGTGATTTTCTTTATAGCCTCCTTGGCCGAATGCAACCGTGCTCCATTTGATTTGCCCGAAGCAGAATCCGAACTGGTGTCAGGATACCATACAGAGTATTCAGGGTTTAGATTTGCCTTGTTGTTTTTGGCTGAATATGCTTTAATGTTGTTGGTAGCCATGCTTGGCGTAGTGTTGTTTTTGGGAGGGTGGAATACCGTTCTTCCTAATATTGGTCCTCTTAAACTTGCAGAATGGACCAGTGGGGCGCCAGGTACTTTGGCAGGCAATCTTTGGGGAGCATTTTGGTTAATAATTAAAAGTTTGGGAATAATATTTTTGCAAATGATGTCCCGTTGGACTTACCCGAGGCTTCGTGTAGACCAATTGATGTACTTGTGCTGGAAAGTGCTTACACCGGCAGCACTGATTTTATTGTTCATTTCGGGTGTGTGGAGGTTGTGGATGGTGTAG
- a CDS encoding sodium:solute symporter family protein: MNNPTAIISSQTGWILLAILSVIWVALGVYWGKKAKNMDGFMLAGRNVGLAFGAATAMATWVTSNTTMLAPQFALELGVWGMVAYCTASAGLFLFAPLARRIRKLMPNGYTSGDFIRLRYGKRTWILFLTISIFYGFTWLVSMGMAGGILMNALAGIPYRTGMSIILLVCVLYTLFGGLYAVIGTDFIQSLIILAGIVVVGAAVLVNVDFNTVYSNLETERPELINMLLPAAIMSVFNNLLFGIGEIFHSNVWWSRAFAMRKGIGQKAYNLAGFFWLPVPIAAGFIALTSGALGINITSPDMTGPLVSAHILGSTGAILVFAVFFCSLASSIDSLLAATSDLITEDIYKKMINPNAGEKRLKRVSACIITGLGVLAWLVCLPRIGTLATVLFFAGPMVGSTIWPILTGLYWKKANWQGAFWGMLTGTISGLIVYFEIGWYAASLTGALVSMVITIIFSLLKPSNFQWKLLKEQAHVVHKEAHVKN; this comes from the coding sequence TTGAACAATCCTACTGCAATAATATCGTCTCAAACAGGATGGATCCTGCTTGCTATTCTAAGTGTCATTTGGGTAGCCTTGGGAGTGTATTGGGGAAAGAAAGCCAAAAACATGGATGGCTTTATGCTTGCAGGCAGGAATGTCGGACTTGCTTTCGGTGCGGCCACAGCCATGGCTACCTGGGTAACGTCCAATACAACCATGCTTGCGCCACAATTTGCCCTTGAGCTTGGGGTTTGGGGTATGGTCGCCTATTGTACAGCCTCTGCCGGACTTTTTCTTTTCGCTCCTTTGGCTCGGCGCATAAGGAAGTTAATGCCTAATGGATACACCAGTGGTGATTTTATACGCCTAAGGTATGGCAAACGCACTTGGATCCTGTTTTTGACCATTTCAATATTTTATGGTTTCACCTGGCTAGTTAGCATGGGCATGGCCGGAGGCATTTTAATGAATGCACTAGCAGGCATCCCCTACCGCACCGGGATGTCCATCATCCTATTGGTATGCGTCCTGTACACCTTATTCGGAGGACTTTATGCTGTAATAGGTACAGACTTCATTCAAAGCTTGATCATTTTAGCAGGTATCGTTGTAGTAGGTGCTGCAGTACTGGTCAATGTAGACTTCAATACAGTATACTCTAATTTGGAGACAGAACGACCTGAATTGATAAACATGCTCCTTCCGGCTGCAATAATGTCCGTTTTCAACAACCTGCTCTTCGGCATTGGTGAAATATTCCACAGCAACGTATGGTGGAGCCGGGCTTTTGCCATGCGAAAAGGCATTGGTCAAAAAGCATATAACCTTGCTGGTTTTTTCTGGCTACCTGTCCCAATTGCAGCAGGCTTTATAGCCCTTACCAGCGGCGCCTTGGGCATTAACATTACTAGCCCAGACATGACCGGCCCCTTGGTTTCAGCTCACATACTGGGAAGCACAGGAGCGATTTTGGTTTTTGCGGTATTCTTCTGCTCGCTTGCATCAAGTATAGACAGTTTATTAGCCGCAACATCGGATCTGATAACAGAAGACATCTATAAAAAAATGATTAACCCTAATGCTGGCGAAAAGCGCCTAAAAAGGGTTTCTGCGTGTATCATTACCGGTCTTGGCGTCCTTGCATGGCTGGTTTGCCTTCCACGTATAGGTACATTGGCAACGGTACTCTTCTTTGCCGGGCCTATGGTCGGAAGTACAATTTGGCCGATTTTGACAGGCCTTTATTGGAAAAAAGCTAACTGGCAAGGTGCCTTCTGGGGAATGCTGACCGGAACTATCTCTGGTTTAATTGTGTATTTTGAAATTGGCTGGTATGCCGCCTCTTTAACTGGAGCACTTGTCTCCATGGTTATCACAATTATATTTTCTTTACTAAAACCTAGTAATTTTCAATGGAAACTTCTAAAAGAACAAGCACATGTTGTGCACAAAGAAGCTCATGTAAAAAACTAA
- a CDS encoding 4Fe-4S dicluster domain-containing protein gives MSKGANNTYFGDILEGITSLWGGLKITFRHLWNARHKRRQIGLQEKEYFSQGEGVFTLQYPFESFPIPDNGRYRLHNEIDDCIVCDLCAKICPVDCIDIDPIKSTEEIGKTSDGTTKRLYAAKFDIDMAKCCYCGLCTTVCPTECLTMTKTYDYSEFDVRNMVYHYSNLSPEESEEKKKAYEVQMAEKKAAKAAASKPAAPPKPVAKPSIPGAKKETGAKPVIKPAQGEKKPSATKPVIKPVVKPSTKQGDEKKADKPSAKPVIKPVMKPKSSEGESKPAPKPVMKPVMKPKKADGENKTEGSGKSLPKPVMKPVMKPKSSEGESKPAPKPVMKPVMKPKKADGENKTEGSGKSLPKPVMKPVMKPKSSEGESKPAPKPVMKPVMKPKKADGENKTEGSGKSLPKPVMKPVMKPKSSEGESKPAPKPVMKPVMKPKKEEGENKAEGSGKSLPKPVMKRPEAKNDDVSDGQKKDTDEASEAKKKSAKPIMKPIIPKKRKDDDQ, from the coding sequence ATGAGTAAAGGAGCTAATAATACATATTTTGGAGATATTTTGGAAGGGATTACTTCCTTATGGGGAGGATTGAAAATTACCTTTCGACATCTATGGAATGCTAGGCATAAGCGCCGTCAGATAGGCCTGCAAGAAAAAGAGTACTTTTCGCAGGGAGAAGGCGTGTTTACCCTTCAATACCCTTTTGAATCATTCCCTATTCCAGACAATGGCCGTTATCGGCTGCACAATGAAATTGACGATTGCATTGTCTGTGACCTTTGTGCAAAAATTTGCCCTGTAGATTGCATAGATATTGATCCAATCAAATCTACAGAGGAAATCGGAAAAACTTCTGATGGAACGACTAAGAGGTTATATGCGGCCAAGTTTGATATAGACATGGCAAAATGTTGTTACTGTGGTTTATGTACAACAGTATGTCCTACGGAGTGCCTTACTATGACCAAAACCTATGATTATAGTGAGTTTGATGTGCGGAATATGGTGTATCACTATAGCAACTTGTCGCCTGAAGAGTCAGAAGAAAAGAAAAAGGCATACGAGGTGCAAATGGCTGAGAAAAAAGCTGCCAAAGCTGCTGCCAGTAAGCCCGCTGCTCCGCCTAAACCTGTTGCTAAACCATCCATTCCAGGAGCCAAGAAAGAAACGGGGGCTAAGCCTGTTATTAAACCTGCTCAGGGAGAGAAAAAACCGTCAGCTACCAAGCCGGTTATAAAACCAGTAGTAAAACCTTCAACAAAACAGGGTGATGAGAAAAAGGCCGATAAACCTTCTGCCAAACCGGTCATAAAGCCCGTGATGAAACCGAAATCATCAGAAGGGGAGTCCAAACCGGCACCGAAACCTGTGATGAAACCGGTCATGAAGCCGAAGAAAGCGGATGGTGAAAATAAAACCGAAGGTTCAGGAAAGTCTTTGCCGAAGCCGGTCATGAAACCTGTGATGAAACCAAAATCATCAGAAGGGGAGTCCAAACCTGCGCCAAAGCCTGTGATGAAACCGGTCATGAAGCCGAAGAAAGCGGATGGTGAAAATAAAACCGAAGGTTCAGGAAAGTCTTTGCCGAAGCCGGTCATGAAACCTGTGATGAAACCAAAATCATCAGAAGGGGAGTCCAAACCTGCGCCAAAGCCTGTGATGAAACCGGTCATGAAGCCGAAGAAAGCGGATGGTGAAAATAAAACCGAAGGTTCAGGAAAGTCTTTGCCGAAGCCGGTCATGAAACCTGTGATGAAACCAAAATCATCAGAAGGGGAATCCAAGCCGGCGCCAAAGCCTGTGATGAAACCGGTCATGAAGCCGAAGAAAGAGGAAGGTGAAAATAAAGCGGAAGGTTCAGGAAAGTCTTTGCCAAAGCCGGTCATGAAAAGACCTGAGGCAAAGAACGATGATGTTTCTGATGGGCAGAAAAAGGACACGGATGAAGCAAGTGAGGCCAAGAAGAAAAGTGCAAAGCCGATCATGAAGCCTATTATCCCTAAAAAAAGAAAAGACGACGATCAATGA
- a CDS encoding BON domain-containing protein — METLQKELIDDVKDHIAWDNRINSDNIQVDMANDHTVILKGSAPSLYDKVTAEFDAYSVPGVNEIINQIEIAPLEVESLSDNEIKTALQTIFQWDARLTPADIHIEVNDGVVKLTGSVGAYWEKNIAVNHTHNMAGVKGIVDHMTVVPTLDVLDEDIANDIRRALQRKRIIENDNITVETVNNIVTLRGQVPTVMAKQKAEEVAAHTKGVKDVSNKLVIKPNF; from the coding sequence ATGGAAACACTGCAGAAAGAATTGATAGATGATGTTAAAGACCACATTGCTTGGGACAATAGGATCAACTCAGACAATATACAAGTAGATATGGCCAATGACCATACGGTCATCTTGAAAGGATCCGCTCCAAGTCTTTATGACAAAGTAACCGCTGAATTTGATGCTTATTCTGTTCCAGGGGTTAATGAAATAATCAATCAAATAGAAATAGCGCCATTAGAGGTAGAGTCTTTGTCGGACAATGAAATAAAAACCGCACTACAAACTATCTTCCAATGGGATGCTAGGTTAACCCCGGCTGATATACATATAGAAGTAAATGACGGCGTGGTAAAGTTAACAGGATCTGTGGGCGCTTATTGGGAAAAAAACATTGCGGTTAACCATACCCATAATATGGCAGGGGTAAAAGGTATTGTTGACCATATGACAGTAGTACCGACCCTGGATGTTTTAGATGAAGATATAGCCAACGACATCAGAAGGGCCTTGCAGCGAAAAAGGATTATAGAAAATGACAACATCACAGTAGAAACAGTTAACAATATAGTTACTTTAAGAGGGCAAGTTCCTACGGTCATGGCCAAACAAAAGGCAGAAGAAGTGGCCGCACATACCAAAGGGGTAAAAGATGTTAGCAATAAGCTAGTGATCAAACCTAATTTTTAG
- a CDS encoding fibronectin type III domain-containing protein produces MDSFKYTKYYHILRCIIGLAFFVITPNTPLFSSSNTPSFDGDLTQYSNDGHIRISWEAQKAENSEFQFELQRSEKEDFSDATIIYKGPETATFTSGLSNGTYFFRIRTNNNNNTSQWSEPMQLIVEHHSLNKALWLAALGATVVLATVAVIVTGNRKQEH; encoded by the coding sequence TTGGACTCCTTTAAGTACACAAAATATTACCATATTCTTCGCTGCATAATAGGCCTTGCCTTTTTTGTTATTACCCCAAATACGCCTTTATTTTCCAGCTCGAATACTCCTTCTTTTGATGGGGACCTGACCCAATATTCCAATGATGGTCATATCAGGATAAGCTGGGAGGCTCAGAAAGCAGAAAACAGTGAATTTCAATTTGAACTTCAACGTTCAGAAAAAGAAGATTTTTCTGATGCAACCATTATATACAAAGGGCCTGAAACCGCTACATTTACCTCAGGGCTTTCTAATGGCACTTACTTTTTTAGAATACGAACCAACAATAATAACAATACCTCTCAATGGTCAGAACCTATGCAACTGATTGTAGAACACCACAGTCTAAACAAAGCCTTATGGCTTGCTGCTTTGGGTGCCACCGTCGTTCTGGCTACTGTAGCAGTAATAGTTACAGGTAATAGAAAACAAGAACATTGA